The following proteins come from a genomic window of Thiothrix unzii:
- a CDS encoding sigma-54-dependent transcriptional regulator, translating to MKERILIIDDEPIAVRNLAYALRKNGYEVTTRESGTGGLEALQTQTFELILTDLRMERVDGMAILKRALETEPDMAVILITAHGTLDSAVEAMKAGAFHYVAKPFRLDEVRSIVANALQLVQLKRENRRLRAQVSNGLHTHAGLVTQNPAMLRLLDTAQQVAATDTTLLINGQSGTGKELLARYLHQHSRRSQGAFVGVNCGALQEDLLANELFGHEKGAYTGAGEARAGLIEAANGGTLFLDEIGEMSLAMQVKLLRVVQEREVQRLGAQAAVPVDVRLITATHRDLRAEVAAGRFRQDLYFRLDVVGLHLPSLVERRDDIPLLAFFFLRKHALRMGREVENIAPAAMSVLLGYHYPGNVRELENLIERGVALARGNELTVAELPAALAAQAIHALPEAPTELPSLVQREEEYIRYVLEHSDGNRTKAAQILGIDRVSLWRKLKKYGLVEGED from the coding sequence GTGAAAGAACGCATTTTAATCATCGACGACGAACCCATTGCAGTGCGCAATCTGGCGTATGCCTTGCGCAAAAACGGTTACGAAGTGACCACCCGCGAAAGCGGCACGGGCGGTTTGGAAGCCTTGCAAACCCAAACCTTCGAGCTGATTCTGACCGATTTGCGCATGGAACGGGTGGATGGCATGGCGATTCTCAAACGTGCGCTGGAAACCGAACCCGACATGGCGGTGATATTAATTACCGCACACGGCACGCTGGATTCGGCGGTGGAAGCAATGAAAGCGGGGGCGTTTCATTACGTTGCCAAACCGTTCCGTTTGGATGAAGTGCGTAGCATTGTGGCAAACGCGCTGCAATTGGTGCAGCTCAAGCGCGAAAACCGCCGCTTGCGGGCGCAGGTAAGTAACGGTTTGCATACCCATGCCGGATTGGTGACGCAAAACCCCGCGATGTTGCGCCTGCTGGACACGGCGCAACAGGTGGCGGCAACCGACACTACCTTGCTGATCAATGGGCAAAGCGGCACGGGCAAGGAATTGCTGGCGCGTTACCTGCACCAGCACAGCCGTCGCAGCCAAGGCGCATTCGTCGGGGTGAATTGCGGCGCATTGCAGGAAGATTTGCTGGCAAACGAATTGTTCGGGCATGAAAAAGGCGCGTATACCGGCGCGGGTGAAGCACGAGCAGGTTTGATCGAAGCCGCTAACGGTGGCACGTTGTTTCTGGATGAAATTGGCGAAATGTCGTTGGCAATGCAGGTGAAATTGCTGCGCGTGGTGCAGGAGCGCGAAGTGCAACGGCTGGGGGCGCAAGCCGCCGTACCGGTAGATGTGCGCTTGATTACCGCGACCCACCGCGATTTACGCGCGGAAGTGGCGGCAGGGCGTTTCCGGCAGGATTTGTATTTCCGGCTGGACGTGGTGGGGCTGCATTTGCCGAGTTTGGTGGAACGGCGCGACGATATTCCCTTGCTGGCGTTCTTTTTCTTGCGCAAACACGCGCTGCGCATGGGGCGCGAGGTGGAAAATATTGCTCCGGCGGCTATGTCGGTGTTGTTGGGGTATCACTACCCCGGCAATGTGCGCGAGCTGGAAAACCTGATTGAGCGCGGCGTGGCGTTGGCGCGGGGCAATGAATTGACTGTAGCGGAATTGCCAGCAGCATTAGCGGCGCAAGCGATTCATGCCTTGCCGGAAGCCCCGACGGAATTGCCGTCGCTGGTGCAGCGCGAAGAGGAATACATCCGCTACGTGCTGGAACACAGCGATGGCAACCGCACCAAGGCGGCGCAGATTCTGGGAATCGACCGCGTGTCGTTGTGGCGTAAGTTGAAAAAATACGGTTTGGTGGAAGGGGAAGATTAA
- a CDS encoding sensor histidine kinase — MISIHRKITFAFSSLAVLVVGVAALAFLDLLFLERQVEQGITITTLETAIQDMRREEKNLFLYQDVSAGQAADTFAATALQTLQTSPQTLAEVGNVMQISQLQTILHTYRQLLANHLQRLPADSTLESSIRAQGHLASQLAESLTLQERRLLNTAIADAKWAQVLGVGILSALLVLIAWLLDRSVITPMKRLMADLTPIAEGHFERLDVRARSTEMVSLRQAFNRLLDELEARRRRLIQSEKLAALGVLVSGVAHELNNPLSNISSSSQLLLEELDSAEPDTLREWAHTIDSETERARRIVDALQDFGRRQEPHLETVNLADLLERTLLLLRGHLRKAGATVENHVPLDLTLPADAQRLQQVFINLLRNAAESGTNLTLHIRAQGCSLSGTPLPPNATVVGELGCQVRQRQPMIEISIEDNGAGISAAVLPRVFEPFYTTRAPGQGMGLGLYIVQEIIQEHDGCIAIASQPGQGTWVVLRLPCGGHYP; from the coding sequence ATGATCAGTATTCACCGTAAAATTACTTTCGCGTTCTCCTCCCTTGCTGTCTTGGTGGTCGGGGTGGCAGCTTTGGCGTTTCTGGATTTGCTGTTTCTGGAACGTCAAGTTGAGCAGGGTATCACCATCACCACCTTGGAAACCGCGATACAGGACATGCGTCGCGAGGAAAAAAACCTGTTCCTCTACCAAGACGTGAGTGCGGGTCAGGCAGCGGATACCTTTGCGGCGACCGCCTTGCAAACCTTGCAGACTTCCCCACAGACACTCGCAGAAGTGGGTAATGTGATGCAAATCTCGCAATTGCAGACGATTTTACACACCTACCGCCAGTTATTAGCCAACCATTTGCAACGTTTGCCTGCTGATAGCACGCTGGAAAGCAGCATTCGGGCGCAAGGCCATTTGGCTTCACAATTGGCGGAATCACTCACCTTGCAAGAACGCCGCTTGTTAAATACCGCCATTGCGGATGCGAAATGGGCGCAAGTGTTGGGGGTGGGGATTTTGTCCGCGCTGCTGGTGCTGATTGCCTGGTTGTTGGATCGTTCGGTGATTACCCCGATGAAACGTCTGATGGCAGATCTAACCCCGATTGCGGAAGGGCATTTCGAGCGGCTGGATGTCCGCGCCCGCAGCACCGAAATGGTCAGTTTGCGCCAAGCCTTTAACCGTTTATTGGACGAACTTGAAGCCCGTCGTCGCCGCCTGATTCAGTCCGAAAAACTCGCAGCGTTGGGGGTGTTGGTCTCCGGTGTGGCACACGAACTCAACAATCCGCTCTCCAATATTTCCTCATCCAGCCAATTGTTGCTGGAAGAACTCGACAGTGCCGAGCCAGATACCTTGCGCGAATGGGCGCACACCATCGACAGCGAAACCGAACGCGCCCGCCGCATTGTCGATGCGCTGCAAGATTTCGGGCGCAGGCAAGAGCCGCATCTGGAAACGGTCAACCTTGCCGACTTGCTGGAACGCACTTTGTTGTTATTGCGCGGGCATTTGCGCAAAGCCGGAGCGACGGTCGAAAACCATGTGCCGTTGGATTTAACCCTGCCCGCTGATGCGCAACGTTTGCAGCAAGTGTTCATCAACCTGTTGCGCAATGCGGCGGAAAGCGGCACGAACCTGACGCTGCATATTCGCGCACAGGGATGCAGCTTGTCGGGTACGCCCTTACCACCGAATGCCACGGTGGTAGGGGAACTCGGTTGTCAGGTGCGCCAACGTCAACCCATGATCGAAATCAGCATTGAAGACAATGGTGCGGGGATTTCGGCGGCAGTATTGCCACGGGTATTTGAGCCATTTTACACCACTCGCGCTCCCGGTCAGGGCATGGGGCTGGGGCTGTATATTGTGCAGGAAATTATTCAGGAACATGACGGTTGCATCGCCATTGCCAGCCAGCCGGGGCAAGGCACGTGGGTGGTGCTACGCTTGCCATGTGGAGGACATTACCCGTGA
- a CDS encoding carbonic anhydrase, giving the protein MPNKQSNLSGAEALARLQEGNQRFANNVRSLDTLLSHTQRASLTEGQNPFAIILGCSDSRVPAELVFDQGFGSLFVIRVAGNIVAPSQIGSVEFAATQYNTRLVVVLGHTQCGAVHATIEELRHNLQSPSRNQRSIVERIAPAVATLMETPLRDDPEALMKHAVRANIRAATSHLRHGSEILENLIANEGLLVVSAEYSLESGKVEFFDVP; this is encoded by the coding sequence ATGCCAAATAAACAAAGCAACTTGAGCGGGGCGGAAGCACTCGCCCGTTTACAAGAAGGCAATCAACGTTTTGCCAACAATGTGCGCAGTCTGGATACCTTATTGAGTCACACACAACGCGCCAGCCTGACCGAGGGGCAAAACCCGTTTGCGATTATTCTGGGCTGTTCGGATTCGCGGGTTCCGGCGGAATTGGTGTTCGACCAAGGTTTCGGCTCGCTGTTTGTGATTCGCGTCGCGGGGAATATTGTCGCGCCTTCACAAATCGGCAGCGTGGAATTCGCAGCGACGCAATACAACACGCGGCTGGTGGTAGTGCTGGGGCATACGCAATGTGGCGCAGTTCATGCCACCATCGAGGAATTACGCCATAACCTGCAAAGCCCGTCCCGCAACCAACGTTCCATCGTCGAACGCATTGCCCCCGCCGTTGCCACCTTAATGGAAACGCCGTTGCGCGATGATCCCGAAGCCCTGATGAAACACGCAGTACGTGCCAATATTCGTGCCGCGACCAGTCATTTGCGCCACGGTTCGGAGATTCTGGAAAACCTGATTGCTAACGAAGGGTTGTTGGTGGTGAGTGCCGAATATTCGTTGGAAAGTGGCAAAGTCGAGTTTTTTGACGTGCCGTAA
- a CDS encoding SulP family inorganic anion transporter yields MSVQTLPTYWTWLLPFLNWMPKLNGHDLRADFIAGLTGAVVVLPQGVAFATIAGMPPQYGLYAGMIPAIIAALFGSSRHLVSGPTTAASVVLFSALSIHAVPGSPDYVTLALTLTFMVGLFELVLGLARMGALVNFISHSVVVGFTAGAAILIAAKQLKYFFGVDMDNGGNLTELLFRFTQHLDGINAYAVLIAVVTLLSGIATKRWLKRVPYMVVAILVGSLLSVGLNAWLGTDITHIATVGALPDSFPPLSSPVLTLENIKMLAPAALAVTLFALTEAVSIGRAMAARGGYNINGNQEFIGQGLSNLAGSFFSGYVSTGSFNRTGVNYESGAKTPMAAVFAGLLLIFVVVLVAPYAAYLPKAAMAGVLFLVAWGLIDWHEIREIISFSKRETVVLAVTFFSALFLDLEFAIFLGVMLSLVLYLEKVSKPRILTRTPDKNLPNHAFSTNPDLPQCQQLRFVGVEGSLFFGSVNHMEEKFGKIRAEHPQQKHLAVICEGINFADLQGSHALYKEAKQRQADGGNLYLINVKEGLWDALEACECFDKEGSRNVFQSKSAAIHAIYQKLDKSLCEGCTARLFKECKV; encoded by the coding sequence ATGAGCGTTCAAACACTTCCCACTTACTGGACATGGCTGCTGCCATTTCTCAACTGGATGCCCAAACTCAATGGACATGATTTACGGGCGGATTTTATTGCCGGTTTAACCGGGGCTGTCGTGGTGCTGCCGCAAGGCGTGGCGTTTGCGACTATCGCGGGGATGCCACCGCAATACGGTTTATACGCCGGGATGATCCCCGCGATTATTGCCGCGCTGTTTGGTTCGTCACGGCATTTGGTGTCAGGGCCAACTACGGCGGCTTCGGTGGTGTTGTTTTCGGCACTTTCCATCCATGCCGTACCGGGTAGCCCGGATTATGTCACGCTGGCTTTGACCCTGACGTTCATGGTGGGCTTGTTTGAACTGGTTCTGGGGCTGGCACGCATGGGTGCGTTGGTCAATTTCATCTCGCACTCTGTCGTCGTCGGCTTCACTGCCGGTGCGGCTATTTTGATTGCAGCCAAGCAATTGAAGTATTTTTTCGGGGTGGACATGGATAACGGCGGGAATTTGACCGAACTGTTATTCCGGTTTACGCAACATCTGGACGGCATTAACGCCTATGCGGTATTGATTGCTGTCGTCACCTTACTCAGTGGCATAGCGACTAAACGTTGGTTGAAACGTGTGCCTTACATGGTGGTGGCCATTTTGGTTGGTAGCTTGCTCAGTGTCGGCTTAAATGCATGGTTGGGCACAGATATTACGCATATCGCGACGGTCGGTGCTTTGCCGGATTCTTTCCCGCCTTTATCTTCCCCCGTGTTGACGCTGGAAAATATTAAAATGCTGGCTCCTGCTGCCTTGGCAGTCACGCTGTTTGCCTTGACCGAAGCGGTATCCATTGGGCGGGCAATGGCGGCACGCGGCGGCTATAACATCAATGGCAATCAGGAATTTATTGGGCAAGGTTTATCCAATCTTGCCGGGTCATTTTTCTCCGGTTATGTCTCGACCGGCTCGTTTAACCGCACAGGTGTCAACTACGAATCCGGCGCGAAAACCCCGATGGCGGCGGTATTTGCGGGATTATTGCTGATATTCGTGGTGGTGCTGGTTGCGCCTTACGCGGCGTATTTACCCAAAGCAGCCATGGCGGGCGTACTGTTTTTGGTGGCGTGGGGCTTGATCGACTGGCATGAAATCCGCGAGATTATCAGCTTCTCGAAACGCGAAACGGTGGTTTTAGCTGTCACGTTCTTTAGTGCGCTGTTCCTTGATTTGGAATTTGCGATTTTCCTCGGCGTGATGCTGTCCTTGGTGTTGTATCTGGAAAAAGTGTCCAAGCCGCGCATCCTGACCCGCACACCTGACAAGAATTTGCCGAACCATGCGTTTTCCACTAACCCGGATTTACCCCAATGCCAGCAATTGCGCTTCGTGGGTGTTGAAGGTTCGCTATTCTTCGGCTCGGTGAATCACATGGAAGAAAAGTTCGGCAAAATCCGTGCAGAACACCCGCAGCAAAAACACTTGGCAGTGATTTGCGAAGGCATCAACTTCGCCGATTTGCAGGGCAGCCACGCGCTGTACAAAGAAGCCAAACAACGGCAGGCAGATGGCGGCAATTTGTACCTGATCAATGTCAAGGAAGGTTTGTGGGATGCGTTAGAAGCGTGCGAATGTTTCGACAAGGAAGGTTCACGCAATGTGTTCCAGTCCAAGTCCGCCGCGATCCACGCCATTTACCAAAAGCTGGATAAGAGCCTGTGTGAAGGTTGTACTGCGCGTTTGTTCAAAGAATGTAAGGTGTAA
- a CDS encoding YkgJ family cysteine cluster protein: MIINDQELRLLRRAIPGFACEPGCHDCCGPVTASSEEMARLPVKSAAEHAAALAEWCCPHLGEQGCQVYAERPLICRLFGTTPRLVCPRGKRPEIMIEARAERRVWQYLAETRQVLV; the protein is encoded by the coding sequence GTGATCATAAACGACCAAGAATTACGCTTATTACGCCGTGCTATTCCCGGTTTTGCCTGTGAGCCGGGTTGCCATGATTGCTGTGGGCCGGTCACTGCTTCTTCAGAGGAAATGGCGCGTTTACCCGTTAAAAGCGCGGCAGAACACGCCGCAGCATTGGCTGAGTGGTGTTGCCCGCATTTGGGTGAGCAAGGGTGTCAGGTGTATGCGGAACGTCCGTTGATTTGCCGCTTGTTTGGAACCACGCCGCGCCTTGTTTGCCCGCGCGGTAAACGTCCCGAAATCATGATTGAGGCACGGGCGGAACGTCGGGTTTGGCAATACTTGGCGGAAACTCGCCAAGTATTGGTGTAA
- a CDS encoding ATP-binding protein: MIQRHMLPTLLARAVQWPVVTVTGPRQSGKTTLCREAFPDKPYSNLERPDTRDFARLDPQGFLNQFPNGAVIDEIQRVPELLSWIQVRVDENNTAGQFILTGSHQFELSRHISQSLAGRTALLKLLPLSIAELLPVLDRPTSDSFLYQGGYPRIHAQQLDPAVTLGDYFETYVQRDLRELVQLRNLHLFEKFVRLVAGRVGQLVNMQSLAADVGVSGHTVQEWLTLLEASYIVFRLPPWFSNGSKRLIKSPKLYFYDVGLAAWLMGITQPAYLPTHPLRGNLFENLVVLEVLKTLHNAGVKPNVYFYRDSQHNEADLLLETGDKLQLLEIKAAQTVASDAMQAATRVQRALEGRVASMTLVYGGTEAQRRSAFEVLPFTQVFEWVGRVTTVNLPRE, translated from the coding sequence ATGATCCAACGTCATATGCTCCCAACGTTGTTAGCGCGTGCTGTGCAATGGCCTGTGGTAACTGTAACGGGGCCGCGCCAATCAGGTAAAACGACATTGTGCCGTGAAGCCTTCCCCGATAAGCCTTACAGCAATTTAGAGCGTCCTGATACCCGCGATTTTGCCCGTCTTGATCCGCAGGGTTTCCTGAACCAATTCCCCAACGGTGCGGTGATTGATGAAATTCAGCGCGTCCCCGAGTTGTTGTCATGGATTCAGGTACGGGTAGATGAAAATAATACAGCAGGGCAATTCATCCTCACCGGTAGCCATCAATTTGAGTTGAGCCGCCATATTTCGCAGTCATTGGCAGGACGTACCGCGTTATTGAAGCTGTTGCCGTTGTCGATAGCGGAACTATTGCCGGTACTGGATAGGCCAACGTCTGACAGCTTTTTGTATCAAGGTGGTTATCCACGTATCCATGCACAACAGCTAGATCCTGCGGTAACGTTGGGTGACTATTTTGAAACTTATGTGCAGCGGGATTTGCGTGAATTGGTGCAATTGCGCAATTTACATTTGTTTGAAAAATTTGTGCGATTGGTAGCGGGGCGTGTTGGGCAATTGGTTAATATGCAAAGCCTTGCCGCTGATGTGGGCGTTTCCGGGCATACCGTGCAGGAATGGTTAACGTTGTTGGAAGCTTCTTACATCGTATTCCGCCTGCCGCCTTGGTTTAGCAATGGTAGTAAACGCCTGATCAAATCGCCGAAATTGTATTTTTATGACGTGGGACTTGCGGCTTGGTTGATGGGCATTACCCAACCGGCTTATTTGCCAACACACCCGCTGCGCGGAAATTTGTTTGAAAATCTTGTGGTGTTGGAAGTATTGAAAACCCTACATAATGCTGGCGTGAAACCCAATGTCTATTTTTACCGTGATTCCCAGCACAATGAAGCGGACTTGCTGCTGGAAACCGGGGATAAATTACAATTGCTGGAAATCAAAGCTGCGCAAACGGTTGCCAGCGACGCGATGCAGGCAGCAACACGAGTGCAGCGTGCATTAGAGGGACGTGTTGCAAGCATGACACTGGTTTATGGTGGCACGGAAGCGCAACGGAGGAGCGCGTTTGAGGTATTGCCGTTTACGCAGGTGTTTGAGTGGGTGGGGCGGGTCACGACAGTTAATCTGCCTCGCGAATGA
- a CDS encoding FeoA family protein, which yields MNAANPQTLSQLAEHAFAHVHAVHTDNALRIRLLGMGIGTGTRIEVLRNRNGDIVLGNGNNRISLGRSITDKISVHVQE from the coding sequence ATGAACGCAGCCAACCCTCAAACACTTTCCCAATTGGCAGAACATGCCTTTGCGCACGTTCACGCGGTGCATACCGACAATGCCCTGCGCATCCGCTTACTCGGCATGGGGATAGGCACGGGAACGCGGATTGAAGTGTTGCGCAATCGTAACGGTGACATTGTGCTGGGCAATGGCAATAACCGCATCAGCCTTGGGCGCAGCATTACCGATAAAATCAGCGTTCACGTACAGGAGTAA
- the feoB gene encoding Fe(2+) transporter permease subunit FeoB, which produces MSKECCNATERRCPKALLPREIALLGNPNAGKTTLFNLLTGARQRTGNWPGVTVERKEGQCRLLNEDLHVVDLPGTYSLDFSDASTDEQVARMFVQQHPDHLYLNIVDASTLERGLYLTLQLRELNVPMIVLLNMMDVAQRRGMNINIEALHERLGCPVIPVSLRQDKDLAPVHHAICHYQPSTSTVHFDIPYHASVEQAITQLQATDASISRGDALFALQTCQQEPGIAATHRTIEAASGEELDFLLADARFDLATRIAQSVVQERGKVSRTVSDKLDRWVLGSWTGVPIFLAIMYLLFLFSINLGGAFIDFFDLGVQAIAVDGVRHLLTQWAFPEWLITLLAEGLGGGIQVVATFIPVIAALYLFLTLLEESGYMARAAFVMDQFMRKLGVSGKAFVPLIVGFGCNVPAIMAARTLDSQRERILTVLMAPFMSCGARLAVYALFASAFFQQGGQNIVFLLYLVGIAFAILTGLIMRKTLLQGGADHFVMEMPTYQLPSIYNILLNTWGKLKGFIVGAGKIIVLVVMVINIANSLGTDGSFGNQNTEKSLLSATAKTVTPVFAPMGITQENWPATVGIVSGLLAKEVVVGTLDALYGQMETTGGATQSEPATDTAFDLVAGLQAAVATIPVNVSDALGSLSDPLGFGTVNETQEVNSATFSAMQQRFDGKIGAFAYLLFILMYFPCVAATGAMYREVGARWAMLGVAWSTGLGYAAAVLFYQMATLAQHPLASLLWATGIFGTLSGVVYAFYRAGRQQHVIGGNPQLLATTR; this is translated from the coding sequence ATGTCGAAGGAATGCTGTAACGCCACCGAACGACGTTGCCCCAAAGCCTTATTGCCACGCGAAATTGCCTTGCTGGGCAACCCGAATGCGGGCAAAACCACCCTGTTCAATTTGCTGACGGGCGCACGCCAACGCACCGGCAATTGGCCGGGAGTCACGGTAGAACGCAAAGAAGGCCAGTGCCGGTTACTCAATGAAGACTTGCATGTGGTGGATTTACCCGGCACGTATTCGCTGGATTTCAGCGATGCCTCCACCGACGAACAAGTGGCGCGAATGTTCGTGCAACAACACCCGGATCATTTGTATTTAAACATTGTCGATGCCAGCACTTTGGAGCGCGGTTTATACCTGACGTTACAATTGCGCGAGCTAAACGTGCCAATGATCGTGCTGTTAAACATGATGGATGTGGCGCAACGACGCGGCATGAACATTAATATCGAGGCATTGCATGAACGCCTCGGTTGCCCAGTCATTCCGGTATCGCTGCGGCAGGATAAAGACCTCGCGCCGGTACATCACGCCATTTGCCATTACCAGCCCAGCACTTCCACGGTGCATTTTGATATTCCGTACCACGCCAGTGTCGAGCAAGCCATTACCCAATTGCAGGCAACCGATGCCAGCATTAGCCGGGGCGATGCCTTGTTCGCGCTGCAAACTTGCCAACAAGAGCCGGGAATTGCTGCAACACACCGCACCATTGAAGCCGCCAGCGGCGAGGAATTAGACTTTTTATTAGCGGATGCACGCTTTGATTTAGCCACACGCATTGCCCAAAGTGTGGTGCAAGAGCGCGGTAAAGTCAGCCGCACAGTGTCGGATAAACTGGATCGCTGGGTATTGGGCAGTTGGACGGGCGTACCAATTTTTCTTGCCATTATGTATTTGCTGTTTTTGTTCAGCATAAATCTTGGCGGGGCATTCATCGACTTTTTTGACCTTGGGGTGCAAGCGATTGCGGTGGACGGGGTACGTCACCTGTTGACCCAGTGGGCATTCCCGGAATGGCTGATTACCTTGCTGGCGGAGGGCTTGGGCGGCGGCATTCAGGTGGTGGCGACGTTTATTCCGGTAATTGCGGCGTTGTATTTGTTTCTGACGTTATTGGAAGAATCCGGTTACATGGCGCGTGCCGCCTTTGTCATGGATCAGTTCATGCGCAAATTGGGGGTTTCTGGGAAAGCGTTTGTGCCGTTGATTGTGGGTTTTGGCTGCAATGTTCCGGCAATTATGGCAGCTCGCACACTGGATAGTCAGCGCGAACGCATTTTAACGGTGTTAATGGCTCCGTTTATGTCGTGCGGGGCGCGATTGGCGGTTTACGCGCTGTTTGCTTCGGCTTTTTTCCAGCAAGGCGGGCAAAACATCGTGTTTTTGCTGTATCTGGTCGGGATTGCTTTCGCCATTTTGACCGGGTTAATCATGCGTAAGACCTTGCTGCAAGGTGGCGCGGATCATTTCGTGATGGAAATGCCGACCTACCAATTGCCCAGTATCTACAACATTCTGCTGAATACTTGGGGTAAGCTGAAGGGCTTTATCGTGGGGGCGGGTAAAATCATTGTGCTGGTGGTGATGGTGATTAATATTGCCAACAGTCTCGGTACGGATGGCAGTTTTGGTAATCAAAATACCGAAAAATCGCTGCTGAGTGCCACGGCTAAAACCGTAACGCCGGTATTCGCGCCAATGGGGATTACCCAGGAAAACTGGCCTGCAACGGTGGGTATTGTCAGCGGTTTACTGGCTAAAGAGGTCGTCGTCGGTACATTAGATGCACTTTACGGACAGATGGAAACGACTGGCGGCGCAACACAGAGCGAACCTGCAACAGATACCGCGTTTGATTTAGTGGCGGGTCTACAAGCGGCTGTGGCGACCATTCCCGTCAATGTCAGTGATGCGCTGGGTAGTTTGAGTGATCCGCTGGGGTTTGGGACAGTGAATGAAACGCAGGAAGTGAACAGTGCCACGTTTAGCGCGATGCAACAGCGGTTTGATGGCAAAATCGGGGCATTTGCTTACTTGCTGTTTATTTTGATGTATTTCCCGTGCGTAGCGGCGACCGGCGCGATGTATCGCGAAGTCGGGGCGCGTTGGGCAATGCTGGGGGTGGCGTGGAGTACCGGCCTGGGTTACGCCGCAGCGGTATTGTTTTACCAAATGGCAACGCTCGCGCAACATCCGCTGGCTTCGCTATTGTGGGCAACGGGTATCTTTGGAACCCTAAGTGGCGTGGTTTACGCTTTTTATCGGGCGGGGAGGCAACAGCATGTTATTGGGGGAAATCCGCAATTACTTGCAACAACGCGGTAG
- a CDS encoding FeoC-like transcriptional regulator, with protein MLLGEIRNYLQQRGSASLSDVATHFDIAPDTARFALDYWQQRGKVRAVNAACGSGGCGGKSCGGGDGTHYEWRARDIPLQFTPFSQTRT; from the coding sequence ATGTTATTGGGGGAAATCCGCAATTACTTGCAACAACGCGGTAGTGCCAGTCTCAGCGATGTCGCAACCCATTTCGACATTGCCCCGGATACCGCACGTTTCGCGCTGGATTACTGGCAACAACGCGGCAAAGTGCGGGCAGTAAACGCCGCCTGCGGTTCAGGCGGTTGCGGGGGGAAAAGCTGTGGCGGCGGTGATGGCACGCACTACGAATGGCGGGCGCGAGACATACCGCTGCAATTTACACCTTTTTCACAAACTCGGACTTGA
- a CDS encoding zinc ribbon domain-containing protein YjdM, producing MSDLPACPQCGSTYTYEDGEMYVCPECAYEWSKTAATSTDDERVIKDSNGNVLQDGDTVTVIKDLKLKGSSLVVKVGTKVKNIRLVDGDHDIDCKIDGIGAMSLKSEFVKKV from the coding sequence ATGAGCGATTTACCAGCCTGCCCCCAATGCGGTTCGACTTACACCTACGAAGACGGTGAGATGTACGTTTGCCCGGAATGCGCCTACGAGTGGTCAAAAACGGCGGCAACAAGCACCGACGATGAGCGCGTGATTAAGGATTCCAACGGTAATGTGTTGCAGGACGGCGATACCGTGACGGTGATTAAAGACCTGAAATTGAAAGGTTCGTCACTGGTGGTCAAGGTCGGAACGAAGGTGAAAAACATCCGTTTAGTTGACGGCGATCACGACATTGATTGCAAAATTGACGGTATCGGCGCGATGAGCCTCAAGTCCGAGTTTGTGAAAAAGGTGTAA
- a CDS encoding anti-sigma factor, whose amino-acid sequence MKRYQNPDIFEYLAMSYALGTLQGKARLRFETLMSKHRYLRAVTDAYQQQFAPLVTLLPEQQPPARVWNAISKELNLGKAASPQKSWLTGLWHYLPVAAFASIAASAVTVLLLNTGNQPNAYMASMKSPVQHDKMMVAMVYHETMEIAFDMPVGALPADSGMMPTFWCIPKNKAMPPMRMGTLTAGGAMRMPIDKKAWKDLADIDAFAISLEPMDQPARDIPQGKIIYTGELAAL is encoded by the coding sequence ATGAAGCGTTACCAAAACCCGGACATTTTTGAATATTTGGCGATGTCTTACGCGCTAGGCACATTGCAGGGCAAGGCACGCCTGCGCTTTGAAACGCTCATGAGTAAACACCGCTATTTGCGGGCAGTGACCGACGCTTACCAGCAACAGTTCGCACCTCTAGTCACTTTATTACCAGAACAACAGCCACCAGCACGGGTGTGGAATGCGATCAGTAAAGAGCTGAACTTAGGCAAAGCCGCTTCTCCGCAAAAAAGTTGGCTGACCGGTTTGTGGCATTATTTACCCGTCGCTGCGTTTGCCTCAATTGCCGCATCCGCTGTGACGGTGTTGCTGTTAAATACCGGCAATCAGCCTAATGCGTACATGGCGAGTATGAAATCCCCGGTGCAACACGACAAAATGATGGTGGCAATGGTTTACCATGAAACCATGGAAATCGCTTTCGACATGCCAGTCGGAGCATTACCCGCTGATAGTGGGATGATGCCGACCTTTTGGTGTATTCCTAAAAATAAAGCGATGCCTCCGATGCGCATGGGAACGTTGACAGCAGGCGGGGCAATGCGAATGCCGATTGATAAGAAAGCGTGGAAAGACTTAGCGGATATTGATGCGTTTGCAATCAGTTTAGAACCGATGGATCAGCCAGCACGCGACATACCGCAGGGGAAAATTATTTACACAGGTGAATTGGCGGCACTGTAG